In one window of Drosophila ananassae strain 14024-0371.13 chromosome XR, ASM1763931v2, whole genome shotgun sequence DNA:
- the LOC6505033 gene encoding chorion protein S38: protein MTRSSYIWALAACLIACASANYGGNQGYGGPVSGGHGGSDGGADAASAAAAAAGAAGGAGGEYGGGPGAGVGAGVGVGGLEGGADAAGVAQAGQSSYGSDQNIPYKPVNTKGNTLTSSITYPQNKGEILIHRPAPIIVKRPPTKVLVNHPPLVVKPAPVVLHKPPAIVLRKVYVKHHPRRVKVEPVFVNVVKPPAEKYFVNENKQGYGQGPHSGGPAGGHGHGHGGHGHGHGGHGAGPGHQHGGPALPAYASGADSAAASAGYQLLQNGNQGLSALASIAGDREGPYGAGPSHQSYGPGPSGPGGYAHQPSY, encoded by the exons ATGACAAGATCGAGCTACATTTGGGCGTTGGCCGCCTGCCTGATC GCATGTGCCAGCGCGAACTACGGCGGTAACCAGGGCTACGGCGGACCAGTGTCCGGCGGCCATGGCGGCTCTGATGGCGGTGCCGATGCCGCTTCCGCGGCGGCAGCTGCTGCCGGAGCTGCTGGCGGTGCTGGTGGCGAGTATGGTGGTGGCCCCGGTGCCGGAGTCGGTGCCGGTGTTGGTGTCGGTGGTCTGGAGGGTGGTGCCGATGCTGCTGGCGTGGCCCAGGCCGGTCAGAGCAGCTACGGCTCCGACCAGAACATCCCCTACAAGCCCGTGAACACCAAGGGCAACACTCTCACCTCCTCGATCACCTATCCCCAGAACAAGGGCGAGATCCTGATCCATCGCCCCGCCCCCATCATTGTCAAGCGTCCGCCCACCAAGGTGCTGGTCAACCACCCCCCATTGGTGGTCAAGCCCGCCCCCGTGGTGCTCCACAAGCCCCCAGCAATCGTCCTCCGCAAGGTCTACGTCAAGCACCATCCCCGTCGCGTCAAGGTCGAGCCCGTGTTCGTCAATGTGGTGAAGCCCCCAGCAGAGAAGTACTTCGTCAATGAGAACAAGCAGGGCTACGGCCAGGGACCTCACTCCGGCGGCCCAGCCGGCGGACACGGCCATGGACACGGTGGACACGGTCATGGACATGGTGGACATGGTGCCGGACCCGGACACCAGCACGGTGGACCAGCTCTGCCCGCTTATGCCTCCGGTGCTGATTCCGCTGCCGCCAGTGCTGGCTACCAGCTCCTCCAGAACGGCAACCAGGGCCTCTCCGCCCTGGCCAGCATCGCCGGCGATCGTGAGGGTCCCTATGGTGCCGGACCTAGCCACCAGAGCTACGGACCCGGCCCCTCCGGACCCGGAGGCTATGCCCACCAGCCCTCCTACTAA